One window of the Syntrophorhabdaceae bacterium genome contains the following:
- a CDS encoding ABC transporter ATP-binding protein encodes MIDLRDVTKIFNKGGSNEFTALHGVSLTIDRGKITVLRGPSGSGKTTALSIIGAMTKPTSGRVEVAGREITSLPERFLAQIRRTSFGFIFQHFNLLRGITALENVMIPAYPGGENRAILRKRALDLLDLFGMARKASSKVEWLSGGEAQRVTIARALINNPDIIIADEPTAHLDSKLSKEFMEIMVDLNRKGKTILIASHDPLMYESLVVERVIDFRDGRVAGSGVQP; translated from the coding sequence ATGATCGATCTCAGGGATGTAACCAAGATATTCAACAAGGGGGGCTCCAATGAGTTTACCGCCCTCCACGGTGTCAGCCTCACCATAGACCGGGGGAAAATCACGGTCCTGAGAGGGCCCAGCGGGTCCGGGAAAACGACCGCCCTCTCCATTATCGGCGCCATGACCAAACCTACCTCGGGCAGGGTCGAGGTCGCGGGCAGGGAGATCACAAGCCTGCCCGAAAGGTTTCTCGCCCAGATACGGCGCACGAGCTTCGGCTTCATCTTTCAGCATTTCAATCTCTTGAGGGGGATCACGGCCCTCGAAAACGTGATGATTCCCGCCTATCCCGGCGGCGAGAACCGCGCGATCCTGAGAAAGAGAGCGCTCGACCTCCTCGACCTCTTCGGCATGGCGAGAAAAGCGTCGTCAAAGGTGGAATGGCTCTCCGGCGGGGAGGCCCAACGGGTCACCATCGCCCGGGCCCTCATCAATAACCCGGATATCATCATCGCCGATGAGCCCACTGCCCATCTCGATTCGAAACTTTCAAAAGAATTTATGGAGATCATGGTAGACCTCAACCGGAAGGGCAAGACCATACTCATCGCGAGTCATGACCCCCTCATGTATGAGTCCCTGGTAGTGGAAAGAGTGATCGACTTCAGAGACGGGAGGGTCGCGGGTTCCGGGGTCCAGCCGTGA